In Janibacter alkaliphilus, the following proteins share a genomic window:
- a CDS encoding FAD-binding and (Fe-S)-binding domain-containing protein, which yields MTAPAATPDGEVGAADLVAALRRAGLGDVRDDDLSRGIYAADASIYRVPPRAVVLPRDTDEIAAALAVCRDLGVPLTARGAGTSCAGNAIGPGVVLDTSRYLDQVLEVDRESGTALVQPGTVHATLQRAAQAEGLRFGPDPSSHTRCVIGGMIGNNACGNRALGYGRTSDNVTAMNLLTADGGALQATTGVPGVPGAAGAPILVGDDALVQRLTDLTDAHLADIRTHLGTFGRQVSGYALEHLLPERGRDVGRMLVGSEGTLAVVTQARVRLVTDPPATCLVALGFADIYAAGDVAASLKDLGAVAAEGIDSRIVGVTRRRRGPAHVPELPGGQAWLFVEVTGEDAAAARAAAERVRQQVPALDARVVTDPVEARALWRIREDGAGLAGRSPRDRPAHAGWEDAAVPPARMGDYLRDFDALLAEHDVTGLPYGHFADGCLHIRLDLDLDTPGAEGRYRAFVEDAADLVARHGGSLSGEHGDGRARSALLPRMYPQQIIDLFALVKRAFDPDGLLNPGVLVDPAPAEADLRIPRARRVTTSLPLAFSYPEDDGNLTQAVHRCTGVGKCRAAGTSSTVMCPSYLATKEEKDSTRGRARALQEMLDGGTVGGGWRDPAVHEALDLCLSCKGCASDCPTGIDMATYKSEVLHQSYRGRLRPRSHYTLGRLPQMARLASRAPRLVNALTSLPGVKRLTLPLGGVDPRRSIPAFARQTFRSWATDEGLVRPVAQMAQVEGAVALFVDSFTDSFSPQVGHAAVSVLRQAGLTPFVPPERLCCGLTFISTGQLDAAGRTLTEAAEVLAPVVDAGIPVLGLEPSCTAALRHDLPRLVPGEAAQRVASGVRTLAELLTALPGWTPPDLTGTTVVAQPHCHQHAVMSFAADEQLLRATGAEVTRIGGCCGLAGNFGVELGHYEVSVEVARQQLLPAIEAMPTGAVLLADGFSCQTQVADLTETRAIHLAELLADA from the coding sequence ATGACCGCGCCCGCAGCCACGCCCGACGGGGAGGTCGGTGCCGCCGACCTCGTCGCGGCGCTGCGCCGAGCCGGCCTGGGCGACGTCCGCGACGACGACCTCAGCCGCGGTATCTACGCCGCCGACGCCTCGATCTACCGCGTCCCCCCGCGCGCGGTCGTCCTGCCCCGGGACACCGACGAGATCGCCGCGGCCCTCGCCGTCTGCCGCGACCTCGGGGTGCCCCTGACCGCTCGCGGCGCCGGCACCTCCTGCGCCGGCAACGCCATCGGCCCCGGCGTCGTCCTCGACACCTCCCGCTACCTCGACCAGGTGCTCGAGGTCGACCGGGAGAGCGGCACCGCCCTGGTCCAGCCGGGCACCGTGCACGCCACCCTGCAGCGCGCCGCGCAGGCCGAGGGGCTGCGGTTCGGACCCGACCCCTCCAGCCACACCCGCTGCGTCATCGGCGGGATGATCGGCAACAACGCCTGCGGCAACCGCGCCCTGGGCTACGGCCGCACCAGCGACAACGTCACCGCGATGAACCTGCTCACCGCCGACGGCGGCGCGCTGCAGGCGACCACCGGCGTGCCGGGCGTCCCCGGCGCCGCGGGAGCGCCGATCCTGGTCGGCGACGACGCGCTGGTGCAGCGGCTCACCGACCTCACCGACGCCCACCTGGCCGACATCCGCACCCACCTGGGCACCTTCGGCCGGCAGGTCTCCGGCTACGCCCTGGAGCACCTGCTGCCCGAGCGCGGCCGCGACGTCGGCCGGATGCTCGTCGGCTCCGAGGGCACCCTCGCGGTGGTGACGCAGGCCCGGGTCCGGCTGGTCACCGACCCGCCGGCCACCTGCCTGGTCGCGCTCGGCTTCGCCGACATCTACGCCGCCGGGGACGTCGCCGCCAGCCTCAAGGACCTCGGAGCCGTCGCCGCCGAGGGCATCGACTCCCGGATCGTCGGGGTCACCCGGCGCCGCCGCGGCCCGGCCCACGTCCCCGAGCTGCCCGGCGGCCAGGCCTGGCTCTTCGTCGAGGTCACCGGCGAGGACGCCGCCGCGGCCCGCGCCGCCGCCGAACGGGTCCGCCAGCAGGTCCCGGCGCTGGACGCCCGGGTGGTCACCGACCCGGTCGAGGCCCGGGCGCTGTGGCGGATCCGCGAGGACGGCGCCGGGCTCGCCGGGCGCAGCCCCCGGGACCGGCCGGCGCACGCCGGGTGGGAGGACGCCGCCGTGCCGCCGGCACGGATGGGCGACTACCTGCGCGACTTCGACGCCCTGCTGGCCGAGCACGACGTCACCGGGCTGCCCTACGGCCACTTCGCCGACGGCTGCCTGCACATCCGCCTCGACCTCGACCTGGACACCCCCGGCGCCGAAGGGCGCTACCGCGCCTTCGTCGAGGACGCCGCCGACCTCGTCGCCCGGCACGGCGGCTCCCTCTCCGGAGAGCACGGCGACGGCCGTGCCCGCAGCGCGCTGCTGCCGCGGATGTACCCGCAGCAGATCATCGACCTCTTCGCCCTGGTCAAGCGCGCCTTCGACCCCGACGGCCTGCTCAACCCCGGCGTGCTCGTCGACCCCGCCCCGGCCGAGGCCGACCTGCGCATCCCACGGGCGCGGCGGGTCACCACCAGCCTGCCGCTGGCCTTCTCCTACCCCGAGGACGACGGCAACCTCACCCAGGCGGTGCACCGCTGCACCGGCGTCGGCAAGTGCCGCGCCGCGGGTACCTCCAGCACCGTCATGTGCCCGAGCTACCTGGCGACGAAGGAGGAGAAGGACTCCACCCGCGGCCGGGCCCGGGCGCTGCAGGAGATGCTCGACGGCGGCACCGTCGGCGGCGGCTGGCGCGACCCGGCGGTGCACGAGGCGCTCGACCTGTGCCTGTCCTGCAAGGGCTGCGCCAGCGACTGCCCGACCGGCATCGACATGGCCACCTACAAGTCCGAGGTGCTGCACCAGAGCTACCGCGGGCGGCTGCGCCCGCGCAGCCACTACACCCTGGGCCGGCTGCCGCAGATGGCCCGGCTCGCCTCGCGGGCGCCTCGCCTGGTCAACGCCCTGACCTCGCTGCCCGGCGTCAAGCGGCTGACCCTGCCGCTCGGCGGCGTCGACCCGCGCCGCAGCATCCCCGCCTTCGCCCGGCAGACCTTCCGATCCTGGGCCACCGACGAGGGGCTGGTCCGCCCGGTCGCGCAGATGGCGCAGGTCGAGGGGGCGGTGGCGCTCTTCGTCGACTCCTTCACCGACAGCTTCTCGCCGCAGGTCGGCCACGCCGCCGTGTCCGTGCTGCGGCAGGCGGGGCTGACCCCCTTCGTCCCGCCGGAACGGCTCTGCTGCGGGCTCACCTTCATCTCCACCGGCCAGCTGGACGCCGCCGGGCGCACCCTCACCGAGGCGGCCGAGGTGCTGGCCCCGGTCGTCGACGCCGGCATCCCGGTCCTCGGGCTGGAGCCCAGCTGCACCGCGGCGCTGCGCCACGACCTGCCGCGCCTGGTGCCCGGCGAGGCCGCGCAGCGGGTGGCCTCCGGGGTGCGCACCCTCGCCGAGCTGCTCACCGCGCTGCCCGGCTGGACCCCGCCGGACCTGACCGGCACCACCGTCGTCGCGCAGCCGCACTGCCACCAGCACGCGGTGATGAGCTTCGCCGCCGACGAGCAGCTGCTGCGCGCCACCGGCGCCGAGGTCACCCGGATCGGCGGGTGCTGCGGGCTGGCCGGCAACTTCGGCGTCGAGCTCGGCCACTACGAGGTGAGCGTCGAGGTCGCCCGCCAGCAGCTGCTGCCGGCGATCGAGGCGATGCCGACGGGGGCGGTGCTGCTGGCCGACGGCTTCTCCTGCCAGACCCAGGTCGCCGATCTCACCGAGACCCGGGCGATCCACCTCGCCGAGCTGCTCGCCGACGCCTGA
- a CDS encoding long-chain fatty acid--CoA ligase, with product MTAPTRVNLPADEPYDEQVLADPAQSVAHLLRDRVAATPGNRAFSYPDQGGWTELTWAQTGERVARIAAGLVDLGVQPEERVAIASSTRIEWVLADLAVMAAGAATTTIYPTTIAGDVAYILDDSGSVAVIAEDAAQVAKLREVRDEIPGVRSVVVVDPAGADLDDWVLSLEDLEARGSALLEREPGAVDERTDAITPDQLATIIYTSGTTGRPKGVRLLHSTWTYQAASQMSMSMLTVDDVQYLWLPLAHVFGKQLVIISVASGMTTAVDGRVDAIVENLGVVRPTFMAAAPRIFEKVYARVSLGMEAEGGLKLKLFRWASALGREKAAADEEGRELPLAKKLQMGVADKLVLSKVRERFGGRIRFFISGSAALNTDVAQWFNGAGLTILEGYGLTETSAATTVNRPYANRIGAVGWPVKGTEVKIAEDGEVLVRGPGVMQGYHNKPEATAEVLTEDGWFHSGDIGEIDDRGFVRITDRKKDLFKTSNGKYVAPSLIESTFKGMCPYVGQLLVHGESRSFVTALVTLDPEAIQPWAEANGLEGKSYEEIVASPQARDMVQSYIDELNAGLNRWEQIKRFHILGRDLSVEEGELTPSLKLRRKAVAEKFAGDIDEMYVG from the coding sequence GTGACCGCGCCCACCCGCGTCAACCTTCCCGCCGACGAGCCCTACGACGAGCAGGTGCTGGCCGACCCGGCGCAGAGCGTCGCCCACCTGCTGCGTGACCGCGTCGCCGCCACCCCGGGCAACCGGGCCTTCAGCTATCCCGACCAGGGCGGCTGGACCGAGCTGACCTGGGCCCAGACGGGGGAGCGGGTCGCCCGCATCGCGGCCGGCCTGGTCGACCTCGGCGTGCAGCCCGAGGAGCGGGTGGCCATCGCCTCCAGCACGCGCATCGAGTGGGTGCTCGCCGACCTCGCGGTGATGGCCGCCGGCGCGGCGACGACGACGATCTACCCGACGACCATCGCCGGCGACGTCGCCTACATCCTCGACGACTCCGGGTCGGTCGCGGTCATCGCCGAGGACGCCGCTCAGGTCGCCAAGCTGCGCGAGGTCCGTGACGAGATCCCCGGGGTGCGCTCGGTGGTCGTCGTCGACCCGGCCGGCGCCGACCTCGACGACTGGGTGCTCAGCCTGGAGGACCTCGAGGCCCGCGGCAGCGCTTTGCTGGAGCGCGAGCCCGGCGCGGTCGACGAGCGCACCGACGCCATCACCCCCGACCAGCTGGCCACGATCATCTACACCTCGGGCACCACCGGCCGGCCGAAGGGGGTGCGCCTGCTGCACAGCACGTGGACCTACCAGGCGGCCTCGCAGATGTCGATGTCGATGCTCACCGTCGACGACGTGCAGTACCTGTGGCTGCCGCTGGCCCACGTCTTCGGCAAGCAGCTGGTCATTATCAGCGTGGCCAGCGGTATGACCACCGCCGTGGACGGCCGGGTGGACGCCATCGTGGAGAACCTCGGGGTGGTCCGCCCCACCTTCATGGCGGCGGCGCCGCGGATCTTCGAGAAGGTCTACGCCCGGGTCAGCCTCGGCATGGAGGCCGAGGGCGGGCTCAAGCTCAAGCTCTTCCGCTGGGCCAGCGCGCTGGGCCGGGAGAAGGCGGCCGCCGACGAGGAGGGCCGGGAGCTGCCACTGGCCAAGAAGCTGCAGATGGGCGTGGCCGACAAGCTCGTGCTCAGCAAGGTGCGGGAGCGCTTCGGCGGCCGGATCCGGTTCTTCATCTCAGGGTCGGCGGCGCTGAACACCGACGTCGCCCAGTGGTTCAACGGCGCCGGGCTGACCATCCTCGAGGGCTACGGCCTCACCGAGACCAGCGCGGCGACCACGGTCAACCGGCCCTACGCCAACCGCATCGGCGCCGTCGGCTGGCCGGTCAAGGGCACCGAGGTGAAGATCGCCGAGGACGGCGAGGTGCTGGTGCGCGGCCCGGGCGTCATGCAGGGCTACCACAACAAGCCCGAGGCGACCGCCGAGGTGCTCACCGAGGACGGCTGGTTCCACAGCGGCGACATCGGCGAGATCGACGACCGCGGGTTCGTGCGGATCACCGACCGCAAGAAGGACCTCTTCAAGACGAGCAACGGCAAGTACGTCGCGCCGAGCCTCATCGAGAGCACCTTCAAGGGGATGTGCCCCTACGTCGGGCAGCTGCTCGTGCACGGCGAGTCGCGCAGCTTCGTCACCGCGCTGGTCACCCTCGACCCGGAGGCGATCCAGCCGTGGGCCGAGGCGAACGGGCTGGAGGGCAAGAGCTACGAGGAGATCGTCGCCTCGCCGCAGGCCCGGGACATGGTCCAGTCCTACATCGACGAGCTCAACGCGGGCCTGAACCGGTGGGAGCAGATCAAGCGCTTCCACATCCTCGGGCGCGACCTCAGCGTCGAGGAGGGCGAGCTCACCCCGAGCCTGAAGCTGCGTCGCAAGGCGGTCGCGGAGAAGTTCGCCGGGGACATCGACGAGATGTACGTCGGCTGA
- a CDS encoding FtsW/RodA/SpoVE family cell cycle protein — protein MTSSGPGLRSAPAERALPRPRPRRRGLDWATLARADLVLVATALAASALGAVLVHSATRAEAGDAYLVRHLINLAVGVLIALVVLRLDRSALRTLAPLLYAAGVVGLVLVLTPVGSMINGSRSWIQLPGGFSIQPSELAKVALCVALPMLLAPAAERRQRPSPREILLAGVLTAIPVGLVMLQPDLGSALVLVALALGVLVVSGAAWPWLLGILVAGAGCVLAAFTTPLLSGYQRDRLTAFLDPGADPLGIGYQTQQVRAAIASGGWSGQGLYAGERTQAGVIPFQETDFVYSVAGEELGFLGAAFVVVLLGLLVARVALAGMRTPDAFARLVCWGVATWFAAQAVENIGMNLGVLPVTGLPLPFVSYGGSSMFACWIAVALVLVSTTEPYRRRRAAAAGNSPITVWERG, from the coding sequence ATGACGTCCAGCGGACCCGGGCTGCGCTCGGCGCCCGCTGAGCGGGCCCTGCCCCGACCCCGACCGCGGCGTCGGGGCCTGGACTGGGCGACCCTGGCCCGGGCCGACCTCGTCCTCGTCGCCACCGCGCTCGCCGCCTCCGCGCTGGGCGCCGTGCTGGTGCACTCGGCCACCCGCGCCGAGGCCGGCGACGCCTACCTCGTGCGGCACCTGATCAACCTCGCCGTCGGCGTGCTCATCGCCCTGGTCGTGCTGCGCCTCGACCGGTCCGCGCTGCGCACCCTGGCGCCGCTGCTCTACGCGGCCGGGGTGGTCGGCCTCGTGCTCGTGCTCACCCCGGTGGGCTCGATGATCAACGGCTCCCGCTCCTGGATCCAGCTGCCCGGCGGCTTCTCGATCCAGCCCAGCGAGCTGGCGAAGGTGGCGCTGTGCGTCGCCCTGCCGATGCTGCTGGCCCCGGCCGCGGAGCGGCGCCAACGGCCCAGCCCCCGGGAGATCCTGCTGGCCGGGGTGCTCACCGCGATCCCGGTCGGCCTCGTCATGCTGCAGCCCGACCTCGGCTCCGCCCTGGTCCTGGTGGCCCTGGCCCTGGGCGTGCTCGTCGTCTCCGGGGCGGCCTGGCCGTGGCTGCTCGGCATCCTCGTCGCCGGCGCCGGGTGCGTGCTGGCCGCCTTCACCACCCCGCTGCTCAGCGGCTACCAGCGCGACCGGCTCACCGCCTTCCTCGACCCGGGCGCCGACCCGCTGGGGATCGGCTACCAGACTCAGCAGGTGCGCGCGGCGATCGCCTCGGGCGGCTGGTCCGGGCAGGGGCTGTACGCCGGCGAACGCACCCAGGCGGGGGTGATCCCCTTCCAGGAGACCGACTTCGTCTACTCGGTGGCCGGGGAGGAGCTGGGGTTCCTCGGGGCCGCCTTCGTCGTCGTCCTGCTCGGGCTGCTCGTCGCCCGGGTGGCCCTGGCCGGGATGCGCACCCCGGACGCCTTCGCCCGGCTGGTCTGCTGGGGGGTGGCGACGTGGTTCGCGGCCCAGGCCGTGGAGAACATCGGGATGAACCTCGGGGTGCTGCCGGTGACCGGGCTGCCGCTGCCCTTCGTCTCCTACGGCGGGTCCTCGATGTTCGCCTGCTGGATCGCCGTCGCGCTGGTCCTGGTGAGCACCACCGAGCCCTATCGCCGACGCCGGGCCGCGGCGGCAGGCAACAGCCCGATCACTGTGTGGGAGAGGGGCTGA
- a CDS encoding TIGR03936 family radical SAM-associated protein, translating into MARQRTPDGPPPPPPVQKLRVQYARRGRLRFSSTRDFARALERALRRSGVPMAFSAGFHPHPKISYANGAPTGTASEAEYFEISVTEQVDPEAVARALDAALPDGIDVVTVVEARPGALADRLEASAWRLRFDGVTPAELQTALDAFLAEETVEVSRMFKRGPRTFDARQPVARAGIAPAEDPSCAILEMVVRHTTPAVRPDDVVSAITAVSTFAPPRAPMVTRLAQGTWHSDTATIGDPLAGD; encoded by the coding sequence ATGGCCAGGCAGCGCACCCCCGACGGACCCCCACCGCCGCCACCGGTGCAGAAGCTGCGGGTGCAGTACGCGCGCCGCGGCCGGCTCCGCTTCTCCAGCACCCGCGACTTCGCCCGCGCCCTGGAGCGGGCGCTGCGCCGCTCCGGGGTGCCGATGGCCTTCTCCGCCGGCTTCCACCCGCACCCCAAGATCTCCTACGCCAACGGTGCCCCGACCGGCACCGCCAGCGAGGCCGAGTACTTCGAGATCTCGGTGACCGAGCAGGTCGACCCCGAGGCCGTGGCCAGGGCGCTGGACGCGGCGCTCCCGGACGGGATCGACGTGGTCACCGTCGTCGAGGCCCGCCCCGGGGCGCTGGCGGACCGTCTCGAGGCCAGCGCGTGGCGGCTGCGCTTCGACGGCGTCACGCCGGCCGAGCTGCAGACGGCCCTGGACGCCTTCCTCGCCGAGGAGACCGTCGAGGTCAGCCGCATGTTCAAGCGCGGGCCGCGCACCTTCGACGCCCGGCAGCCGGTGGCGCGGGCGGGTATCGCCCCGGCCGAGGACCCCTCGTGTGCGATACTCGAGATGGTCGTGCGGCACACCACACCTGCCGTACGCCCCGACGATGTCGTCAGCGCGATCACCGCTGTCAGCACGTTCGCACCGCCTCGGGCGCCGATGGTGACCCGGCTGGCGCAAGGGACGTGGCACAGCGACACCGCGACGATCGGCGACCCGCTCGCCGGCGACTGA
- a CDS encoding bifunctional riboflavin kinase/FAD synthetase, whose protein sequence is MHRWSDPDATPAQLRPCVATFGNFDGVHRGHRAILAALAETAERHALPQVAVTFDPHPVQVLHPERAPRLISPGELRDELLADAGLDGLLVLPFTTDFAQTEADDFVVDTFVTGLGIRALVVGADTKGYGRGYTGDVALLQQLGERHGFEVVVVADQGEQGRWSSSQVRELLGTGDVAAAATVLGRDHRVVGTVVHGHHRGRELGYPTANLGPDSLGLIPEDGVYAGWLVRLDLPEGAPDRRLPAAVSVGTNPTFEGSTARVVEAYVLDRTDLDLYHERVAVDFVEHIRPTLRFESVDELLVAMADDVQRTRAALGAR, encoded by the coding sequence GTGCACCGTTGGAGCGACCCGGACGCGACCCCCGCGCAGCTACGTCCCTGCGTCGCCACCTTCGGCAACTTCGACGGGGTGCACCGCGGGCACCGGGCGATCCTCGCGGCGCTCGCCGAGACCGCCGAGCGGCACGCGCTGCCGCAGGTGGCGGTGACCTTCGACCCGCACCCGGTGCAGGTGCTGCACCCCGAGCGGGCGCCGCGGCTCATCTCCCCGGGCGAGCTGCGGGACGAGCTGCTCGCCGACGCCGGCCTCGACGGCCTGCTCGTGCTGCCCTTCACCACCGACTTCGCGCAGACCGAGGCCGACGACTTCGTCGTGGACACCTTCGTCACCGGCCTGGGGATCCGCGCCCTGGTCGTCGGCGCGGACACCAAGGGGTACGGCCGCGGCTACACCGGGGACGTCGCCCTGCTCCAGCAGCTGGGGGAGCGGCACGGCTTCGAGGTGGTCGTCGTCGCCGACCAGGGAGAGCAGGGCCGCTGGTCCTCCTCGCAGGTGCGCGAGCTGCTCGGGACGGGCGACGTGGCCGCCGCGGCCACCGTCCTCGGGCGCGATCACCGGGTCGTCGGCACCGTCGTGCACGGCCACCACCGCGGGCGCGAGCTGGGCTACCCGACCGCCAACCTCGGCCCGGACAGCCTCGGCCTCATCCCCGAGGACGGGGTCTACGCCGGCTGGCTGGTGCGCCTCGACCTGCCCGAGGGGGCCCCCGACCGGCGCCTGCCGGCGGCGGTCTCGGTGGGCACCAACCCCACCTTCGAGGGCAGCACCGCCCGGGTCGTCGAGGCCTACGTCCTGGACCGGACCGACCTCGACCTCTACCACGAACGGGTGGCCGTCGACTTCGTCGAGCACATCCGCCCCACCCTGCGCTTCGAGTCCGTCGACGAGCTGCTCGTCGCGATGGCCGATGACGTCCAGCGGACCCGGGCTGCGCTCGGCGCCCGCTGA
- a CDS encoding TIGR03960 family B12-binding radical SAM protein, with product MPGESIFPALEPLLEQVSKPIQYVGGELNSTIKDWDCGGHGPDGEDLTVRWALMYPDAYEVGLPNQGVMILYEVLNEREDALAERTYAVWPDMEELMRAQGVPQFTVDNHRPVGDFDVLGVSFSTELGYTNLLTALDLAGIPLHAADRDESHPVVLIGGHAAFNPEPVADFIDAAVVGDGEEAVLAATDIITAWKGAGRPGGRDGLLRTLAETGGVYVPGLFAVEYLPDGRIRRVAPNASGIPWRVDKHTVMDLDAWPYPKQPLVPLAESVHERMSVEIFRGCTRGCRFCQAGMITRPVRERSITGIGEMVEKGLAATGFEEVGLLSLSSADHSEIGDVAKGLADRYEGTNTGLSLPSTRVDAFNIDLANELTRNGRRSGLTFAPEGGSERIRKVINKMVTEEDLIRTVSAAYGAGWRQVKLYFMCGLPTETDEDVLQIAEVAKRVIETGRQVAGHNDIRCTVSIGGFVPKPHTPFQWAAQLGAAETDARLGKLREAIRSDKRYGRSIGFRYHDGKPGVVEGLLSRGDRRVGRVIEQVWRDGGRFDGWSEHFSYERWMAAAERGFEGSGVDVGWYTTREREESEVLPWDHIDSGLDKEWLWQDWLDALDETEVEDCRWTPCFDCGVCPQMGTDIEIGPTGKTLLPLTVLGAGKELMVRRG from the coding sequence ATGCCCGGTGAGTCGATCTTCCCCGCGCTCGAGCCGCTGCTGGAGCAGGTGAGCAAGCCCATCCAGTACGTCGGCGGCGAGCTCAACTCGACGATCAAGGACTGGGACTGCGGCGGCCACGGCCCCGACGGCGAGGACCTCACCGTGCGCTGGGCGCTGATGTACCCGGACGCCTACGAGGTCGGCCTGCCCAACCAGGGCGTGATGATCCTCTACGAGGTGCTCAACGAGCGCGAGGACGCCCTCGCCGAGCGCACCTACGCGGTGTGGCCGGACATGGAGGAGCTGATGCGCGCCCAGGGCGTGCCGCAGTTCACCGTCGACAACCACCGCCCGGTCGGCGACTTCGACGTCCTCGGGGTCTCCTTCTCCACCGAGCTCGGCTACACCAACCTGCTCACCGCGCTCGACCTCGCCGGCATCCCGCTGCACGCCGCCGACCGCGACGAGAGCCACCCGGTGGTGCTCATCGGCGGGCACGCCGCCTTCAACCCTGAGCCGGTCGCCGACTTCATCGACGCCGCCGTCGTCGGTGACGGCGAGGAGGCGGTGCTCGCGGCCACCGACATCATCACCGCGTGGAAGGGCGCCGGCCGCCCCGGCGGTCGCGACGGCCTGCTACGCACCCTCGCCGAGACCGGCGGTGTCTACGTGCCCGGCCTCTTCGCCGTCGAGTACCTGCCCGACGGTCGGATCCGTCGGGTCGCGCCGAACGCCTCCGGCATCCCGTGGCGGGTCGACAAGCACACCGTCATGGACCTCGACGCCTGGCCGTACCCGAAGCAGCCGCTGGTGCCGCTGGCCGAGTCCGTGCACGAGCGGATGAGCGTCGAGATCTTCCGTGGCTGCACCCGCGGCTGCCGCTTCTGCCAGGCCGGGATGATCACCCGCCCGGTCCGTGAGCGCTCGATCACCGGGATCGGCGAGATGGTCGAGAAGGGGTTGGCCGCCACCGGCTTCGAGGAGGTCGGCCTGCTCTCGCTGAGCTCGGCGGACCACTCCGAGATCGGCGACGTGGCGAAGGGGTTGGCCGACCGCTACGAGGGCACCAACACCGGGCTGTCGCTGCCGAGCACCCGGGTGGACGCCTTCAACATCGACCTGGCCAACGAGCTGACCCGCAACGGCCGCCGGTCCGGGCTCACCTTCGCCCCCGAGGGCGGCAGCGAGCGGATCCGCAAGGTGATCAACAAGATGGTCACCGAGGAGGACCTCATCCGCACCGTCTCGGCCGCGTACGGCGCCGGCTGGCGGCAGGTGAAGCTCTACTTCATGTGCGGGCTGCCGACCGAGACCGACGAGGACGTGCTGCAGATCGCCGAGGTCGCCAAGCGGGTCATCGAGACCGGCCGGCAGGTGGCCGGGCACAACGACATCCGGTGCACCGTGAGCATCGGCGGCTTCGTGCCCAAGCCGCACACCCCCTTCCAGTGGGCCGCCCAGCTTGGCGCCGCGGAGACCGACGCCCGGCTGGGCAAGCTGCGCGAGGCGATCCGCTCGGACAAGCGCTACGGCCGCTCGATCGGCTTCCGGTACCACGACGGCAAGCCGGGCGTCGTCGAGGGGCTGCTCTCCCGCGGCGACCGCCGGGTCGGCCGGGTGATCGAGCAGGTCTGGCGCGACGGCGGCCGCTTCGACGGCTGGAGCGAGCACTTCTCCTACGAGCGGTGGATGGCTGCCGCGGAGCGCGGCTTCGAGGGCTCGGGCGTCGACGTCGGCTGGTACACCACCCGCGAGCGCGAGGAGAGCGAGGTCCTGCCCTGGGACCACATCGACTCCGGGCTCGACAAGGAGTGGCTCTGGCAGGACTGGCTCGACGCGCTCGACGAGACCGAGGTCGAGGACTGCCGGTGGACGCCGTGCTTCGACTGCGGGGTCTGCCCGCAGATGGGCACCGACATCGAGATCGGCCCGACCGGCAAGACGCTGCTGCCGCTGACCGTGCTGGGCGCGGGCAAGGAGTTGATGGTCCGGCGGGGGTGA
- the truB gene encoding tRNA pseudouridine(55) synthase TruB, translating into MSGRVGLVVVDKPAGWTSHDVVGRCRRLYGTRKVGHAGTLDPMATGVLVLGVGRATRLLTFLVGCDKAYDATIRLGQTSLTDDAEGEITARTDPAALAAADEESLTSAVAGLTGEISQVPSAVSAIKIKGERSYARVRAGEDVELAARPVSVHRFDVHDQRRAEADDGTPVLDLDVTVEVSSGTYVRAVARDLGAALGTGGHLTALRRTRVGGLTLDVAQPLTHLSELVERGEQPPLVPLGEAAAAALTTREITDEQARALGYGQRIESAEPGREEPVAALTADGTLVAVLDETRRQARPHVVFAPASS; encoded by the coding sequence GCCGCTGCCGGCGCCTCTACGGCACCCGCAAGGTCGGGCACGCCGGGACCCTCGACCCGATGGCCACCGGTGTCCTCGTGCTCGGCGTCGGGCGGGCCACCCGGCTGCTCACCTTCCTCGTCGGCTGCGACAAGGCCTACGACGCGACGATCCGGCTCGGGCAGACCAGCCTCACCGACGACGCCGAAGGGGAGATCACCGCCCGCACCGACCCCGCCGCCCTGGCCGCGGCCGACGAGGAGAGTCTCACCTCGGCGGTCGCCGGGCTCACCGGCGAGATCTCCCAGGTGCCCAGCGCGGTGAGCGCCATCAAGATCAAGGGGGAGCGCTCCTACGCCCGGGTCCGGGCCGGCGAGGACGTCGAGCTGGCGGCCCGACCGGTCAGCGTGCACCGCTTCGACGTCCACGACCAGCGCCGCGCCGAGGCCGACGACGGCACCCCGGTGCTCGACCTCGACGTCACCGTCGAGGTCTCCTCCGGCACCTACGTGCGCGCCGTGGCCCGCGACCTCGGCGCCGCCCTCGGGACCGGCGGCCACCTCACCGCGCTGCGGCGCACCCGGGTGGGTGGACTGACCCTCGACGTCGCGCAGCCGCTGACTCACCTGAGCGAGCTCGTCGAGCGCGGCGAGCAGCCGCCGCTGGTGCCCCTCGGCGAGGCCGCCGCGGCCGCCCTGACCACGCGGGAGATCACCGACGAGCAGGCCCGGGCGCTCGGCTACGGCCAGCGCATCGAGAGCGCCGAGCCGGGCCGCGAGGAGCCGGTGGCGGCGCTCACCGCGGACGGCACCCTGGTCGCCGTCCTCGACGAGACGCGCCGCCAGGCCCGTCCCCACGTCGTCTTCGCGCCGGCGAGTTCGTAG